A region from the Aegilops tauschii subsp. strangulata cultivar AL8/78 chromosome 5, Aet v6.0, whole genome shotgun sequence genome encodes:
- the LOC109767438 gene encoding F-box/LRR-repeat protein At3g03360-like: protein MTGSKLKGKATNAATRDGRRRRWTLSDSTRKGWDGHDRVVAASVSCECAGGGSIAPICNPKGSPCQQDDDSQSDCVEVIRSLGDLPEDICRRIHARMPLRDAARLACVSRKFWRSWRCYPKLDLRQETLGLNGDLISKVDSILKNHSGVGLKELNIELSSCDKVDSCYISSWLRIAVTAGIEELSLFLPHIPEEEENCFPCSPLLNGSENSIWYLDIGICAFRPTAGLGHWRSLTRLYLSSVRVADDELEGLLYSCDALEHLGVLNCPEIVCLKIPCLLQRLRLLTVSLCRNLQVIDCNAPNISIFHFSGSLVSIFFESALQVKNVEMDCLEFGQSNIVLHARTKLLSYAPNVETLAISSPNEMISTPMLPSKFLCLKYLHISLIGDEAISPAYDYLSLVSFLEASPCLETFILEVRQPYMKHDSVVEDSSHLRWLPQQRHNSLKSVTIVGFCSAKSLVELTCHIVENATSLERLTLDTTHGCQNGSMQRGDILMESHRARLAIRRHVERQVPSGVVLKVVEPCSRCIMLNF from the exons ATGACTGGCAGCAAGTTGAAAGGAAAGGCAACCAACGCGGCTACCAGAGatggccgccgccgtcgctggaCCTTGTCAGATTCGACGAGAAAGGGATGGGACGGTCACGACCGGGTCGTCGCCGCCAGCGTCAGCTGCGAGTGTGCTGGCG GTGGATCGATTGCTCCAATCTGCAATCCAAAGGGCTCACCCTGCCAGCAAGATGATGATTCTCAAAGTGACTGTGTCGAAGTGATACGATCGTTGGGCGACCTTCCAGAG GATATCTGTCGACGTATTCATGCCCGAATGCCACTGCGAGATGCTGCCCGCTTGGCTTGTGTATCACGCAAATTTTGGAGATCATGGAGATGCTATCCCAAGCTTGACTTGCGTCAGGAAACACTAGGTTTAAATGGAGATCTCATCAGTAAAGTTGACAGTATTCTGAAAAATCACTCGGGCGTTGGCTTGAAGGAACTAAATATTGAACTTTCTAGCTGTGACAAGGTTGATTCTTGTTATATCAGTAGTTGGCTTCGTATTGCTGTTACAGCAGGAATTGAAGAACTCAGCCTTTTTCTGCCTCATATTCCTGAGGAAGAAGAAAACTGTTTCCCATGCTCACCTTTACTTAATGGGAGTGAAAACTCAATTTGGTATCTTGACATAGGCATCTGTGCCTTTCGTCCCACGGCTGGGCTTGGTCATTGGAGAAGCTTGACAAGGTTATATCTGAGTAGTGTGCGGGTTGCTGATGATGAGCTAGAGGGCCTTCTTTACAGTTGTGATGCATTGGAGCATTTGGGAGTCCTGAATTGCCCTGAGATAGTTTGCCTGAAGATACCTTGTCTGCTGCAGCGGCTTAGGCTCCTGACAGTGTCTTTATGCAGAAATCTGCAAGTGATAGATTGCAATGCTCCAAATATCTCCATTTTTCACTTCTCTGGTAGCTTAGTATCGATTTTCTTCGAAAGTGCATTGCAAGTAAAGAATGTTGAAATGGATTGTTTAGAATTTGGTCAGTCCAACATTGTCTTGCATGCTCGGACCAAGCTTCTGTCCTATGCGCCAAATGTTGAAACACTTGCCATATCCTCACCTAATGAG ATGATCAGTACACCAATGCTACCTAGCAAATTCCTCTGCCTCAAGTACTTGCATATTTCTCTAATTGGAGATGAGGCTATTTCACCAGCTTATGATTACCTTTCTCTGGTTTCTTTTCTTGAAGCTTCTCCTTGCCTGGAGACATTCATCTTGGAA GTGCGGCAGCCTTACATGAAGCATGATTCAGTTGTCGAGGATTCCTCACACCTAAGGTGGCTACCACAGCAGCGTCACAACAGCCTAAAGAGTGTGACAATCGTCGGCTTCTGCTCCGCAAAGAGCTTGGTCGAGTTGACATGCCACATTGTTGAGAATGCGACATCGCTCGAGCGCCTCACGTTAGACACCACTCATGGTTGTCAGA ATGGTTCTATGCAGAGAGGG GATATCCTCATGGAGTCTCACAGGGCGCGTTTGGCTATCAGAAGACATGTCGAACGGCAAGTTCCCTCTGGAGTCGTGTTAAAAGTCGTCGAGCCTTGCAGTCGGTGCATAATGTTGAACTTTTAG